In one window of Desulfurella amilsii DNA:
- the purS gene encoding phosphoribosylformylglycinamidine synthase subunit PurS, which yields MKATIIVKPKKGVSDPQGNAIKKVANNYFGVEFSEIKSGKYFEIEIEHENVKDIIEQLASKILSNEIIEDYEIIYESRDS from the coding sequence ATGAAAGCAACAATTATCGTAAAACCTAAAAAAGGCGTTTCAGATCCACAGGGCAACGCTATAAAAAAAGTTGCAAACAACTATTTTGGCGTAGAATTTAGTGAAATTAAATCAGGAAAGTATTTTGAAATAGAAATTGAACATGAAAATGTGAAAGATATCATTGAACAGCTTGCATCTAAAATACTTTCAAACGAAATAATAGAGGATTATGAGATAATTTATGAAAGTAGGGATAGTTAG